The following nucleotide sequence is from Halorussus caseinilyticus.
TGCTACTCTGGACGATGGCCTCCAATTGCCGCGTGTACTGTGAGGGTCGGTCGTCGGTGTCAGAGTTCTCCATCGGGCGATTCGAAGTTAAAAAGTCACTCCGGATACATAAAACTACGGTCGCGGGAAAGGGTTATGGTCACCCGGTGGCGACGGTGAGATATGCGCGAGGCCGACGAGACCACCCGCGAGCGAATCGCCGCCCACCTCCGCGAGACGGCCGCTTCGCCCAGTACGCTGGCGGTGGAGTTCGACGTGACGGCGAACGCCGCCATCGACCACGTTCGCCACGTCGCCCAGTCGATTGCCGCTGGCGACGACGAGCAACTGCTGGTCGCGCCCCCGGAGTGCGTCGAGTGCGGATTCAGCGAGTTCGACGACCCCGCGAACCGTCCGTCGCGGTGTCCCGAGTGCAAGAGCGAGTCCGTCGAGGAACCGGAGTTCAGAATCCAGTAGCGGTTTGCGGTCTGCGGTGCCGCGAGTACCGGCAGTTCGACCGCGAGCGAGGGAGCGGAGCGACCGAGCGAGCGGACCAAGGAATCCTCGAAGCCCCGCGTCTCCGACGCGGGGCTGAGGGGGTGACGCCGTGTTTTTGGTCGAGCTTTTGCAAGGGAGGGACGCGTCTGAGTCTGCGACTCAGACGCGACCGACCGCTGGAAAAGGTCGTAGTTCAGTCGAAGCCCAGACTCCGGTTCGAGGAGAGGTCGTACTCCTTCGAGGACCCGACTTCCACGAAGTCGTAGTCGTCGTCGGTGAGGTACACCGCGCCGTCCTCGACGGCCACATCGACTTCTTGGAGGACCGCACCCTCGCAGGGTCCGTAGGTGCAACACCCCGAGTCGTCCTCGAAGAGCGCGCCGTGCTTGCCACAGACCAGTTCGCCGTCGCGCTTGGTCGCGCCGCTTCCCTTATCCAGTCTCACGTCGGTCCAGTGCTGGCAGTAGTTCTCGAACGCCGTCACGTCGCCCTCGTCGGTTTCGGTCAGGATGGCCTCGCGCTCGTCGAAGCCGTCTCGGACCGTGAACAGGAGCGTCGAGTCGTCGGGAACCTCGCTCACGTCGGCGATGCGACTGTCCTCGTCCATCTACCCGGTTCTATCCGACCCGCGCTTTTCAGTGTTCCCATCGCGTCTCCCCGGCGGGCAGGCACGTCGCTGGCGCGGGCGCGCCTCCGGCCCCCAGCGGTCGGCGTCCGCTCACCGGTCGGTCTCGACTTCGGCCAGCAGGTCCCGCAACGCTCGGCGGGCGATTCGGGCCTTGATTTCCCGGCGCGTGCCGTCGAACTCGTAGCGCGAGACCGTCGCGTACGACGCTTGGGTCCCCCAGTCGCCCGCGTAGGCGACCCCGACGAAGACGGTGCCGACTGGTTTCTCGTCGCTCCCGCCGGTGGGTCCCGCGATGCCCGTCGTGGCGACGCCCCACGTCGTCCCCGCGGCGTCCCGGACGCCGCGGGCCATCCGGCGCGCGACGGGTTCGCTAACCGCGCCTCGGTCGTCCAGCACCTCGCGGGCGACGCCGAGTTCCTGCAGTTTGGCGTCGTAGGAGTAGGTGACGAACCCCCGGTCGAAGTATTCGCTGGACCCCGGCACGTCGGTCAGCATCGACCCGACGAGTCCGCCGGTGCAGGACTCGGCGACGGCAACGGTGTGGTCGGCGTCTCGCAGGGCGTCTCCGATTCGCTCCTCGACTGGCGAGTCGTCGGTCATGTCCGAGTCTGAGGGGACCGACTCGGATGAAGGTACGGGAGAGTCGCCGTGGCGAACGCCCCCGCTCGCGAGCGGCCGCTTTCTCTCGCCCGAAAGTCGGATTCGGAAAGTTCGACGAGGCTTAGAGAAATATAATCCGTATTCTAAGAAAGAAAATAATTGCTCTAGAGATTGTATACAATCGTCTCGCGGTTCGGGCCGTCCGCGCGGACGCGCGGACGGCCCTCCGCGGACGACCGGACGGACGAGGCGCACACGCGGCCGGGCGTGGAACGCACGCGGCCGGGCGGGACACGCACGCGGACGGAGAAAGAAAAGTTCAGACGGAGAAGGGAAAACCTTGAGTCGTGGCCGGATAAGGAATCGGACATGACCGAGGACGAACCATGAACAAGGAGGGCCACGTTCTGAACGCAGTGCTGTTGAGCATCGGGTTGGGTTTCGTGTTCCACCCCTCGGCGGACGTGCCGACGCTCCGGGCCATCGCCGAGATGTCGGTGCCGGTCGTACTCGGGGCGTTGTTCCCCGACGTTGACACCGCGTTCGGCAAGCACCGCAAGACGCTCCACAACCTGCCGGTGCTGGCGGTGTTCTACGCCTACCCCGTCTTCTTCGACAACCTCCACTTCGTCTGGATTGGCGTGGCGACTCACTACGTCCTCGACATGTTGGGGAGCAAGCGCGGCATCGCGCTGTTCTACCCCTACACGCAGGAGTACAACCTGCCGGTCGGCGTCCCCGTCTCCAGCAAGTGGGCCACCGGCGTCACCGTCGCAATCTCGGCGCTTGAGGTCCTGCTGGTCGCCGCCGTCGTTCACCTCGAACTGCCGGTTCAGGACCTCTCGACCACCGTGACGGGACTGGTTTAGTAAACGCTCTCGAACCGGTCGTCGTAGGCGATGTGGTCGGGATGGGTGGGTTCCATCCCCGAGAGGAAGAGTCTGTCAATCTTCTCGTAGGAGTTCTCCCACCCGAGGTGGGCGAACTCCGCGGCACACCGCAGGTCGTGGTCCCACCCCGACCTGCGGACGATTCGCCGGGGAACGCCTTCCCTCAGCGCCGCGACCAGTTCGTCCGCGGAGTCGAACGTCCGGTCGAACTCGGTCCACGCTTCGCCGACCGACCCGGCGAGGTGGGCGTACGACGAGGTGAACCCCGGCAGGTCGAACTCGTCGGCGAGTTCCCGCGCCCGCCGGTTGTGGTGGGACCAGTGCTTGGGGTTGTACACCTCCACGGCGTCGATTCGGTCTCGGTAGGCGGCGAGGTCCCCCGCCGAGACGCTGACGTTGAGAAATTCTGGATGGGGCGCGAGTATCGCGGCGTCCTGTCGGTCGAACTCGTCCATCGCGTCGTCGAGGGTGATGAAGTCGGGCACCGGGTCGTCAAGACCCAACGCGAGGAGGTGTCTGCGGTTGCGCCAGTCGCCGGTGAACACCTCGCGGCCGGGGACGACGAGCAAGTCGTCGTCCGAGAAGCGCGCCGCTCGCTCGCGCACGTCCGACAGTCGCGTGAAGTGGGGCGCGTAGACGAGGGCGTCGAGTCCGCGGGCCTTCGCTCTCGTCACTATCCGCTCGTCCAACACTTTCGCGTGGAAGTCCACGCGGAACGACTCGCCTGCGGTCACGTCTGTCTGTTCGTTGCCAGACGCCGCTGTTAACGATTCTGATTCGAGGGCTTCGGTTGCGGAATCGTAGCAAACCATAAGGTGTCGAAGGAAGGACAACGTGTATGGGTGGAACTGACCCCACGCTCCGACCGTTTCTCTGGCGCGCGACCAAACTGTACCCGGACACCGAAATCGTCTCTCGGACCGGACAGGGCATCGAGCGGTACGACTACGCCGAGTTCGAGGACCGCACCGGCCAGTTGGCGAACGCGCTCGACGCGGCCGGAATCGAGTCGGGCGACCGGGTGGCGACGTTCTGCTGGAACCACCACCGCCACTTCGAGACGTACTTCGGCGTGCCCAACTCGGGCGCGCAGTTGCACACCATCAACCCGCTTCTGCCCGACCACCACGTCGAGTACATCGTGGAGAACGCCGCCGACCGACTCGTCTTCGTGGACCCCTCGCTGGTCGAGAAACTAGAGGGTCCGGCCGACTCCGAGTCGTTCGAGAGCGTCGAGCAGTTCGTCGTGATGGGCGAGTCGGTGCCCGACACGTCGCTCGAACCCGTCACCGACTACGAGTCGTTCGTCGGCGGCCGACCCACCGACTACGACTGGCCGGACCTCTCGGGCGACACCAAAGCCGGGATGTGCTACACCTCGGGGACGACGGGCAAGCCGAAAGGCGTCGAGTACACCCAGCAGATGCTCTGGTCGCACACGATGGCGACCCTGACGCCCCAAGGTCTCGAATTCGACGAGTCGGACGTAATCATGCCGGTCGTGCCCATGTTCCACGTTAACGCGTGGGGGATGCCCTACTCGGCGACTGCGGCCGGGGCCAAGCACGTCTATCCCGGTCCCGCGCCGGAACCCGCGGACCTCGCCAAACTCATCGAAGAGGAGGGCGTCACGTTCACCGCGGGCGTCCCGACGGTTTGGCTCGGTCTCCTCGAATATTTGGACGAGAACGACGCCGACCTCTCGTCGCTCGAAACCATCGTCATCGGCGGGAGCGCCGCGCCCGAGGCGGTCATCCGGCGATTCGACGAGGAGTACGACGTGGACGTGCTTCACGCGTGGGGCATGACCGAGACCGCACCCATCGGCACCGTCTCGCACCTCAAACACGAGATGGAGGACTGGGACGCCGACCGGCGCTACGAGAAGCGGGGCAAGCAGGGACTGGTCGTCCCCGGACTGGAGTTCAAGGTCGTGGACGACGACGGGAACGAGGTCCCGTGGAACGGCGAGGACTTCGGCGAGATGTACATCAAAGGACCGTGGGTGACTCAAACCTACTTCGAGCGCCCCGAGGCCAACGAGACCGACTTCGAGGACGGATGGCTCAAGACCGGCGACGTGGTGACAGTCGATACCGACGGCTACGTCAAAATCGTGGACCGCGCGAAGGACGTAATCAAGAGCGGCGGGGAGTGGATTTCCTCGCTCGAACTCGAAAACGCGCTGATGGCCCACGAACAGGTCTCGGAGGCGACGGTCATCGGTGTCCCCCACGAACGCTGGCAGGAGCGACCCGTCGCGTTCGTGGTCCCTGTCGAAGGGACCGACGAGGACGCCCTGCGCGAGACCATCATGGCCGACATCCGCGAGGAGTACCCGCGGTGGTGGGCACCCGACGAACTCGTCTTCATCGACGAGGTGCCAAAGACCGCGACCGGGAAGTTCGACAAGAAGGTCCTGCGCGAGGAGTACAGCGACGAATCGCTGGTCGAAGGGTCGGTTCCGGACGAGGCCGCCCCCGAAGAAGACGAGTGAGAAAGTACGTCTGAAGACGCCTCAGACTGCCTATTTCGACTGACCTCGGCAACCATCTCGGCGCGTGCTGGTCCGACGCTCTGTGCGTCGGACCAACCGCGCGAGGGACGAGGACCGGAGGGAGCGAAGCGACCGAGGACCGCAGGAGGTTGGGGAGGTGTGAGGTCCGCGGTTGCGATGCGGTTGCGATGCGGTTGCGATGCGGTTGCGATGCTGTGCGGCCGCGGTGACTCCGTTGCTCAAGCCTGAAGCTAGCGTCTCGCTGTTTTCCGGTCTCGTTTCTTCTCGACTTGCGACCTCCAGCTCGAATTCTGTCTGCGTCTACCGACCAGCCCCGAAGTATATCCTCACGCAGTCCTTGCATTCCATATGGAACTGCTCGCCGACGACATCGTTCCGGAGTACGCCCGCGAAGTCAAACACGAGGCCCGCGAGTTCGCCGAGGAGTACATCGCGCCCAACGCCGAGGAGCGATTCCGAGAAGCCGAGTATCCCCACGACATCCTCGAAGCGGGCCAAGACGCCGGACTCGTCGCCCAAGACATCGGCGAGGAGTTGGGCGGTCGCGGCCTCGACGTGGTGCAGATGCTCGCCGTCGCCGAGGAGTGGTTTCGCGCGGACGCCGGTATCGCGCTGTCGCTCCAACTCGCCAGTTTCGGCGCGGAGATAGTCGAGAAGTACGGCACCGACGAGCAGAAGGAGGAGTTCCTCCGTCCGGTCGCGGAGGGCGACCAAATCACCGGTCTCGCCGTCTCGGAACCCGACACCGGGAGCGACCTCTCGGGGATGCAGACCACGGCAGAGCGGGACGACGAGACCGACGAGTGGGTGCTGAACGGCGAGAAGTACTGGATAGGCAACGGCGTCGAGGGCGACTGGCTGACCGTCTACGCCAGAACCGGCGACGACGAGGACAACCGCTACGGCAAC
It contains:
- a CDS encoding transcriptional regulator — translated: MREADETTRERIAAHLRETAASPSTLAVEFDVTANAAIDHVRHVAQSIAAGDDEQLLVAPPECVECGFSEFDDPANRPSRCPECKSESVEEPEFRIQ
- a CDS encoding Rieske (2Fe-2S) protein, giving the protein MDEDSRIADVSEVPDDSTLLFTVRDGFDEREAILTETDEGDVTAFENYCQHWTDVRLDKGSGATKRDGELVCGKHGALFEDDSGCCTYGPCEGAVLQEVDVAVEDGAVYLTDDDYDFVEVGSSKEYDLSSNRSLGFD
- a CDS encoding CinA family protein, with amino-acid sequence MTDDSPVEERIGDALRDADHTVAVAESCTGGLVGSMLTDVPGSSEYFDRGFVTYSYDAKLQELGVAREVLDDRGAVSEPVARRMARGVRDAAGTTWGVATTGIAGPTGGSDEKPVGTVFVGVAYAGDWGTQASYATVSRYEFDGTRREIKARIARRALRDLLAEVETDR
- a CDS encoding metal-dependent hydrolase, whose protein sequence is MNKEGHVLNAVLLSIGLGFVFHPSADVPTLRAIAEMSVPVVLGALFPDVDTAFGKHRKTLHNLPVLAVFYAYPVFFDNLHFVWIGVATHYVLDMLGSKRGIALFYPYTQEYNLPVGVPVSSKWATGVTVAISALEVLLVAAVVHLELPVQDLSTTVTGLV
- a CDS encoding PHP-associated domain-containing protein — protein: MTAGESFRVDFHAKVLDERIVTRAKARGLDALVYAPHFTRLSDVRERAARFSDDDLLVVPGREVFTGDWRNRRHLLALGLDDPVPDFITLDDAMDEFDRQDAAILAPHPEFLNVSVSAGDLAAYRDRIDAVEVYNPKHWSHHNRRARELADEFDLPGFTSSYAHLAGSVGEAWTEFDRTFDSADELVAALREGVPRRIVRRSGWDHDLRCAAEFAHLGWENSYEKIDRLFLSGMEPTHPDHIAYDDRFESVY
- a CDS encoding long-chain fatty acid--CoA ligase: MGGTDPTLRPFLWRATKLYPDTEIVSRTGQGIERYDYAEFEDRTGQLANALDAAGIESGDRVATFCWNHHRHFETYFGVPNSGAQLHTINPLLPDHHVEYIVENAADRLVFVDPSLVEKLEGPADSESFESVEQFVVMGESVPDTSLEPVTDYESFVGGRPTDYDWPDLSGDTKAGMCYTSGTTGKPKGVEYTQQMLWSHTMATLTPQGLEFDESDVIMPVVPMFHVNAWGMPYSATAAGAKHVYPGPAPEPADLAKLIEEEGVTFTAGVPTVWLGLLEYLDENDADLSSLETIVIGGSAAPEAVIRRFDEEYDVDVLHAWGMTETAPIGTVSHLKHEMEDWDADRRYEKRGKQGLVVPGLEFKVVDDDGNEVPWNGEDFGEMYIKGPWVTQTYFERPEANETDFEDGWLKTGDVVTVDTDGYVKIVDRAKDVIKSGGEWISSLELENALMAHEQVSEATVIGVPHERWQERPVAFVVPVEGTDEDALRETIMADIREEYPRWWAPDELVFIDEVPKTATGKFDKKVLREEYSDESLVEGSVPDEAAPEEDE